GTTTGGGATACATGTTTCCCGATTTCAGATACACCAGTGTAGGCGGCTGATGGAGCTTCAGTCTTCTCTGCTAAAATGCTAGCACTAGTGTGGACATGGGATGGGTGGAAGAAGTGGGTAATTTTGTGTTCAGACTCTGCTGCTAGCCTGGTCGCGCTGAGAGAAGGGAAGGCACGTCCAGACCTGATAATAGAGCTGTTGATGGCACTTTATAGGGTGAGGCAGACAGGGTGTAAGATAGTGATGGGCATTCTGAGTCTTTTCAGTGAGCCGGCTAATTTGGCTCCGTTCACGTAAAAGAGCCTGCTCATTTGGCTCCCAAATGGCTCTTCGTTCAAAATGCTTAAAAATCAACCTCGAACCATGAAATGTTTTTTAAATCTCCAATAAAAAGCCCAAAAGGTAGGCTACCATTATGTCAGATCATGAAGTGCGCATTCAAATAAATGTTTACCTGGCCAAATTATTAGATGGCACTGTAAAAAATCAGGGTGGACCAGATTGACGAGCTCTCCCCACTATTTGTTTCTGCAGTGAGAAGTCAACCTCTTTAGATAGTTATTTTGTAATTTATCTGCAGAAAAACATTGTTTTGAGCTCAAAAAGCAGTAGAACCAGTATGCAAATCAGCAGTATGAAAATCTTTCACCGATGTGATTCGGCTCCCAACGTTCACCAAAAAGATCAGTTCAAAAAGAGCCATTCGTTCGCGAACGACCCATCACTAGTGTAAGGTAGGTCTTCTGTGGATCCCAGCTCATGTTGGGGCAGGGGGAAATGAGGTAGCAGATAAGGTTGCGAAGGAAGCACTGAAGAGGGAGAAGGTAGATGTGGTGGTCTGGTTAGGGGGGATGGAATGtaggagtgtcatagcaaagtgATTGACACAGGAGTGGGAACttgagtggagggggaggagcAGGGGAAGGCAGTTTTTCTCTATCCAGAATTCTGTGAGGAAGGTCAGTAGGTATCTGGGGAGTGAAAGGAGGGATCTGGTTCTGTTGACAAGGCTGAGGTTGGTCATTGTGGATTGGGAAGTGGGTTATTGTTAGTGTGGAAACACCCAGATGGGAAATGTGAAGAATgtggagaggtagagactgtGAAGCATGTCCTGTTATATTGCAGTCGGTATGCTGAGGATAGGAGGACACTTTTCTGTGAGCTGGCTGAGTTGGGTGTAACTGCATTTTCGCTTGTAACAATTTTAGGCTCAAATGACAGGCCTGCACCAACAGTTGAGAGGCTATTAGATATTTAAATGTGTCATTCGCACTCCGACCTGAGAACAGCAGCAATACGCAATACAGCATCTAGTCTGCCGTAAACGCACAAGAAGAAGAAAGAGGTAGGGAAATCTTTCGAATTACATGTTATAATCATCAATAGTGTAACAATTGAAACGATACCAAAGCTGTTTATGAAGGTGTTTTTGCTATAGGTTTGTCATTCATtgttagtaaaaaaaaaatattaatagGAAATTGAGAATGAGTACTGCTAACACCGACCCAGATAGCCAGCCACGGTAACGTTAGCTATGTCAGTTTAAATTAGTTAGAGCCAAGTAACTActgtagctagttaacgttattTTTTCTCATAGATTTCTATTGAATCTGTAGTTGGTTGTTGCTACAACTTCTTCATTTAGACCTGGCTTGCTAGCCACCTAGCAACCCAGTTTCagacgctagctagctaacgttatagcATAACAACCAGCTACTGGATACTTCTTCCCTGCCACTCATCTGAAGGCTTGTAGCAAACGTTAGCTAACTTATGCATAACTTTTCTCTTTTCTATTTCAGACATACACAGTAAGCAGAGAACACAAATATGCAGACGATTAAATGTGTTGTGGTTGGAGATGGAGCAGTGGGAAAAACCTGCCTTTTGATTTCATACACAACCAACAAATTCCCCTCTGAATATGTACCAACAGTATGTATATCTTCTATACATTGGGTTTCTCTCAGTCACAGTGattattgatcaattgattaCCAGACATAGAGGTAGGATTCTCGTTCTCATGTTTCACACGCTTTAAGAGAAGAGACCTGGCTGGTTCTTCTCAATAACTACCATTCTGAATAATCACGGAACAGGACAGATGTCTCATTCTCTTTTCATTTTCTCATCACAGGTGTTTGATAACTATGCAGTAACGGTCATGATTGGAGGGGAACCATACACCCTAGGATTATTTGATACTGCGGGTAAGAGTGGATCCTTTTCAAGGACATGTTCATCAGTTCCCAATTTGAATAAATCATATTTTTGGTTGATTGCTATTCACATTTAATCAACACGTTATATATGTTTCCGCAGGTCAGGAGGATTACGACAGGTTACGGCCTTTGAGCTATCCCCAGACTGATGTTTTCCTAGTTTGTTTCTCTAATGTTTCACCCTCTTCATTTGAGAATGTTAAAGAAAAGGTGAGTACAACGCCAAGCCCTTGAAGCATACAATGCACATTATTTAATAAAGGAATATTGACTAAATTATACATTATGTTTAGTAGGTTAAATGGAATGTCAAATTGGCAACATTGGGAAGTGATGGGGAAGATACTagttatctgactgactgacttttcTGATTGTTTAAAAAGAATGTTTCCTCTCTCTTGCAGTGGGTACCTGAAATCACTCACCACTGTCCCAAGACACCATTCCTGCTGGTTGGAACTCAGATTGACCTGAGAGATGACCCTTCTACAGTAGAGAAGCTGGCCAAGAACAAACAGAAGCCCATCAGCCCTGAGACAGCTGAGAAGCTCGCCCGCGACCTGAAGGCAGTCAAATACGTTGAGTGCTCTGCCCTGACACAGGTGAGACGTTCTATCTAAAAAATATAGAAAACAGGGAATAGAGATATGACTTGCACGATAGCAACTTATGTTAGATGTGCATGTTCATTTAGTCTGTGTTGTCTTTGTGCTAAGCTTGTCTTGccttctctctttctgtgttAGTGGTGGCCTAGTACTGGAAACTCATTTGAATGCACTTTACTCTTGTATGTCTGCTAACTAACCTCTCTCTAACGCTGGTCAtattcccctctttctcctccctctctctatagcGAGGTCTGAAGAATGTATTTGATGAAGCTATCCTAGCAGCTCTAGAACCCCCTGAAACCCAGCGAAAATGCTGTCTGTTTTGATGGCGGTCTTTTTAAAATATTTGCTTTGCCTCTTTGATCGTCTGCTGCGTCTTTAATGTAAAGGAATGTCTATTTGTCAAGTAAATAACCAAGATGCACTTTTCAAATGCGTGACCATTAACTTCTTTCATTTAAATGTCTGACTTTTCTAGTCACAATAGCCCATACTACCTTGGCCTTCATGGCAAGGATACTAACTTTTATTTGTATATGGGAGAGAACACGTCCATTTTAGCACTTAATGTGCAAGTTTTCATAAGGCTGCAGCTGAGTTTGTTTTCCTTTTAAAATATGGTATTACCAGTTGTGGTTACACTGCAAggtaaaaaatgtatttggtaCATTCATGTTTTGTGTTTGCAGAAAGGACTAAAGAATGTGTTTGATGAGGCAATACTGGCTGCCCTGGAGCCTCCGGAACCCAAGAAGAGGCGCAAATGTGTGCTGCTCTGAGCATTTCCCCTCTTCTATTGGTTAGAGCATTTCATCAACACTACTTGGAGAAAAGCAAACCATTATTGCACAAGATTACTTCACTCCTATTGCTAACTGATATGAatactttttaaatgtttgcaaaGTAGTGTGTGAACTTAATTGAACTAGATTGATCTCTACTAGAACCTGTGAAATATAACCCTCTTACGTAATACACATCATTCCTAGAGCCATCTCAGAATTTTTAAGTTAAACAGATTGGTGGCTGCAACATCTTGTCAGAAGAGTGTGAgagggtcacagacagctgatgattGGGACCAGCGACAACAGGACAAAACAGTTCTACCTTCAAATGTCAGGACAATATTcccaaaaagttattttttttaatgattCACCTTTTTTAGGTGGACATAATGTTTTCATGAACACCTGAGGTAAACATAAATCCCCTTTCAATTGGGAAACTGATCATAGATTCTGTAACCGTCGGTAGTAACAATGATATTTTGGTGCCAACCAAGTtacaacatacagtatctcacaaaagtgagtacacccctcacatttttgtaaatgtttgagtatatcttttcatgtgacaacactgaagaaatgacactttgctacaatgtaaagtagtgagtttacagcttgtataacagtgtaaatttgctgtcccctcaaaataacacaacacagccattaatgtctaaaccgctggcaacaaaagtgagtacacccctaagtgaaaatgtccaaattggggccaaagtgtcaatattttgtgtggccaccatcactttccagcactgccttaaccctcttgggcatggagttcaccagagcttcacaggttgccactctTCCacgacgacatcacggagctggtggatgttagagaccttgcactcctccaccttccgtttgaggatgccccacagatgctcaatagggtttaggtctggagacatgcttggccagtccatcacctttaccctcagcttctttagcaaggcagtggtcgtcttggaggtatgtttggggtcgttatcatgttggaatactgccctgcggcccagtctccgaagggaggggatcatgctctgcttcaggatgtcacagtacatgttggcattcatggttccctcaatgaactgtagctccccaatgccggcagcactcatgcagccccagaccatgacactcccaccaccatgcttgactgtaggcaagacacacttgtctttgtactcctcacctggttgccgccacacacgcttgacaccatctgaaccaaataagtttatcttggttccagtaatccatgtccttagtctgcttgtcttcagcaaactgtttgcaggctttcttgtgcatcatctttagaagaggcttccttctgggacgacagccatgtagaccaatttgatgcagtgtgcggcgtatggactgagcactgacaggctgacccccccaccccttcaacctctgcagcaatactggcagcactcatacgtctatttcccaaagacaacctctggatatgacgctgagcacgtgcactcaacttctttggtcgaccatggcgaggactgttctgagtggaacctgtcctgttaaaccgctgtatggtcttggccaccgtgctgcagctcagtttcagggtcttggcaatcttcttatagcccaggccatctttatgtagagcaacaattatttttttcagatccttagagtgttctttgccatgaggtgccatgttgaacttccagtgaccagtatgagggagtgtgagagcgatgacaccaaatttaacacacctgctccccattcacacctgagaccttgtaacactaacgagtcacatgacaccggggagggaaaatggctaattgggcccaatttggacattttcacttaggggtgtactcacttttgttgccagcggtttagacattaatggctgtgtgttgagttattttgaggggccagcaaatttacactgttatacaagctgtacactcactactttacattgtagcaaattGTCATTTCTtgagtgttgtcacatgaaaagatatactcaaatatttaaaaaaatgtgaggggtgtactcaattttgtgagatactgtacatgCTGTTTGTCAGGGCAGTATAGTATTGAGTTTGTCTTTTAAATCAAATGCCTTGTCTGTCACATACTCTACTGTATCTGCATTCCAGGACTTAAGTCTTAACTGCTCTGAACGAAACAGCTCAAATTGGTGCAGTGTAAAAACTCCATGAGACTTGTGCTTTAGAATTTCACTCTGTCGACAGATTGTTCCTCCTTTGACAGGAACAGAACCTTACAGTATGTTTATTTTATACAAAAATGTACATCTCACGTCACAATTAAAGAGTATAAGTGAAATGTATCAACCTAATAAAGTTTAGAATTCTCAAGTGTGCATTCTTTTCTGATTcattctcagagtaggagtgctgaaatGGCCCCTGATGTAAGTATGGGGTCTCAGTATATTGATGTAGTGCCTGTATTGTCAGTGTTCATGCATAGAGGATGAGAATCACTCCACAGTAGTTGAAGAAACAATAAGGACAGGACACTTCATGTATTTAGTTATAAAGTGTAACTTCTCATATATTATTCAAGAGGCAAAGCATGAGAAGCAATCTCCACAGGATAGCAGTACATAACCAAATTAGCCTACATTATATTGTATTCATAAATGTATTACAGGGTCACAAACAGTTAAACACTTGAAATAATTTCTTAACACCTTAATGATCTTCATACATGTATATAGTAAGGCAGTGCAACATGTAATCTGTGTATCCTCAATATATAATGTACATGTTAACAATTACATTCTTATAGATGTTTAGAAATAAAATAATATAGATGTTTACAAAAGTGTTCAACTACGTTTCTTAAGGTGTCATTTGTCaaagtgggtcagacgtttatgTACATACAAAATTACATTCAAGTTCACACTTTCCTTTCGCTCCTTTGGTCTGTCTTGTTTAAAGCCCCCATAGTCTTTTTAATTATTAATTATTTCCCTGAGGCTCCTTGGGCCACTGAAATGCTCAGTGATCGTGTGGGAGTGAGGAAAGACattttatgcactcacttaactgtaagtcgctctggataagagcgtctgctaaatgatgtaaaatgtaaatgtaaaaattagatatttacatacacagccctgattggctgataggaTGGTCTAGAGCCTTACCCCTAAAACCCCCCCACAAAAAACATGGTATTGAACCAGTCACTTGGAGCTGGACCCTGAAAGCGACAAAGCTACACaggtgtgtaggctactttgtctTGTCATCAGAACAAAAGGCATACATAATGCATCTTAATTTGCTTTATCATTGTTGTGCAGTTTTCAATAGGTCACCAGAAGATGCAGGACCAGAACAGCCTGTTTGCCTGGTGGACCATCCTGGCCTATACCCTGTCTGCCGTCTATTCATTGCAGAATGCCATGATTATCTACAGGGCAGACTATATGATATAATCTTCAGTATCATCAAAGTCTATTTAATAATTTCATGAAATAGACTGTGATGATACTGGAGATTACTCATTAGAAAAATTTAAGTTATAAACACTCTTGAATTACACATTTTGGAATGTTTTCTGCTGttgaaaaaaatgtaataaagaaACCAGACTGCAATGAAAGGTTGTCCTCATTCTACATCAATTCTCATCAGTTATTTACATAACAAAATAAACAGATTGTAAACAAAGTTATAATGAAAGTCTAAATCATGGCATGTAAGTATCTTTTCAAGTTATTGTTTTACATGTGCTCAAGCTCTGTAAGGTGTTCCTGTGAGAGGAAAACAGATCATGGTGAAAATAAGAGGGTGTTAGGAAAACAAAATCAGATAGGAGGTATAGAGAAGCAACAGAGTAGTCATTGATTTTATGGTTTTACCAGCTTTCTCCAACACTGACATTACTATACTCAACTCTAATCTCATCCTGTGACGGGAAAGGTGGAAGAGTTATTAGTTCACACTTATTGCAAACACACAATTACACTTAGCTTCTCAACAAGAACTTGCTTGGCGTAATCTGTTGTGATATGTGATGGTTGGGGAGAAAATCTACCAGAGAATAGATCTCCCGGAGAATGGTCGGTGAGTCAAACAGTCAAAAACAGATAGACCCATAGCCCCTACCAATTGACAATTCCTACAAATCGGTTGAAGGGCATGGTACAACCACTGCACTCTCTGAAAAAAGTACATGTAGTGGCTaaaccagtgtttcccaaactaggggtcgtgATGTTGGGTCACCTGATTTGAAAACGGGATTGCGAGAGAAACTCAAACAAAAAATGGTGCTTGGTTCATAGAACCTAACCATTACATCAGTAACCTCCAGTagcagctacagtggcttgcgaaagtattcactccccttggcatttttcatattttgttgccttacaacctggaattaaaattgatttttggggggtttgtatcatttgatttacacaacatgcctaccactttgaagatgcaaaatattttttcttctgaaacaaacaagaaataagacaaaaaaaactgaaaacttgagcgtgcataactattcaccccccaaagtcaatactttgccaccttttgcagcaattacagctgcaagtctcttgaggtatgtctctataagcttggcacatctagccactgggagttttgcccattcttcaaggcaaaactgctccagctccttcaagttggatgggttccactggtgtacaacaatctttaagtcataccacagattctcaattggattgaggtctgggctttgactaggccattccaagacatttaaatgtttccccttaaaccacttgagtgttgctttagcagtatgcttagggtcattgtcctgctggaaggtgaacctcggtCCCAGTCCCAAatgtctggaagactgaaacaggtttccctcaaggatctccctgtatttagcgccatccatcattccttcaattctgaccagtttcccagtccctgctgatgaaaaacatccccacagcatgatgctgccaccaccatgcttcactgtggggtggtgttctcggggtgatgagaggtgttgggtttgcgccagacatagcgttttcctcgatggccaaaaagctcaattttagtctcatctgaccagagtccatatgtttggggagtctcccacatgccttttggcgaacactaaacgtgtttgcttatttttttctttaagcaatggctttttttctagcCACtattccataaagcccagctctgtggagtgtacggcttaaagtggtcctatggacagatactccaatctccgctgtggagctttgcagctccttcagggttatctttggtctctttgttgcctctctgattaatgccctccttgcctggtctgtaagttttggtgggcggccctctcttggcaggtttgttgtggtgccatattctttccattttttaataatggatttaatggtgctccgtgggatgttcaaagtttctgatatttgtttataacccaaccctgatctgtacttctccacaacttgcttagtggtgttgcggactctggggcctttgagaacaggtgtatatatactgagatcatgtgacacttagattgcacacaggtggaccttatttaactaattatgtgacttctgaaggtaattggttgcaccagatctttatttaggggcttcatagcaaagggggtgaataaatatgcacacacaacttttccattatttattttttagaattcttttaaacaagttatttttttcatttcacttcaccaatttggactattttgtgtatgtaaattacatgaaatccaaataaaaatcaatttaaattacaggttgtaatgcaacaaaataggaaaaacgccaagggggataaatacttttgcaaacCACTGTAGATACGGTTGTAATAAACAGAGCgatttctgttttcttcctacaaatgtggCTCTATCTTTCTTACGGTTAaagctacaaaatattatgaccctATCACTGAAAGATAAGACTGAGGAACACATACTCGTCTTCTGTTTCTCTCTACAGTGTCCACAAGGACTCATTAGAATagagtggacaagaccaggcactaaatcagactAGGGGAAAATGAACATGATCAATATATCAAAAATGATATATTCTACAGCTAGAATCGTCCAGATCCACAGAGAATAAAACATAGTGTGCCTATTGCCTAAGGCAGAAAAGACTTAACAAGGTGTACACTATGCTAAGGTAGGTTTCAGATGCTAAAGTAAAGCTTGCAGTTAGGCACAATGTTCACATGTAACCTCTTGGGAGAGTAAATGGGAACACCGAAAGCTATCTGTCCACCGATGGGCAAATCTCTATGCTACTGTTGGTGACCCGAATTCCATACCAGCCGGCCCAGAACAGGGTGTCCTTTCCTCCATGAGTGAATCGGATGTACCGCACACCTGGTCCATAATTCTTGAACACATGAGTCATCTGAAACATTGAAGAGGATCATTGAAGTGGTCATATTTTCATGTTCAATTGTAATTAGTTTGCGTTGTTTAATTGGGAACAATCTgttttgtatacagtgcattcggaaagaattcagaccccttgactttttccacattgtgttacgttacagccttattctaaaattgattaaatagtttttatcccccctcatcaatctacacacaataccccataatgaaaatgaAATTCTTTCCAAatgtaaaaaactaaaaaaactaaaacacaacttatttacataagtattcagaccctttgcaatgagacttgaaattgagctcaggtgcatcctgtttccattgatgatgcttgagatgttgctacaacttgattggagtccacctgtctatataaaaggacccacagttgacagtgcatgtcagagcaaacggaagtcactcctcagtaaaagacacatgacagcccacttggagtttgcacctaaagactctcagaccatgagaaacaagattctctggtctgatgaaaccaagattgaactctttggcctgaatgccaagcgtcacttctggaggaaacctggcaccaccactacggtgaagcatggtggtggcagggtcatgctgtggggatgtttttcagcagcagggactgggagactagtcaggatcgagggaaagatgaacggagcaaagtacagagagatccttgatgaaaactgctccagagtactcaggacctcagactgtggcgaaggttcaccttccaacaggacaattaccctaagcacacagccaagacaatgcaggagtggctttgggacaagtctctgaacgtccttgagtggcccagccaacgcctggacttgaacccggtcgaccatctctgaagagacctgaaaatagctgtgcagcgacactccccatccaacctgacagagcttgagaggatctgcatagaaggtgagaaactccccaaatacaggtgtgccaagcttgtagcatcatacccaagacgactcaaggctgtaatcgctgccaaaaggtgcaaagtactgagtaaagggtctgaacacttatgtaaacctgtttttgctttgtcattatagggtattatgtgtagattgatgaggcaaaaaactatttaatccattttagaataaggctgtaacgtatcaaaatgtggaaaaggtcaaggggtctgaatactttccgaatgcactgtatatatatatatatatatatatatatatatatatatatatatatatatatatatatatatatatatatatatatatatatatatatatatatatatatatatatatatatacacagtggggagaacaagtatttgacacactgccgattttgcaggttttcctacttacaaagcatgtagaggtctgtcatttttatcataggtacacttcaactgtgagagacggaatctaaaacaaaaatccagaaaatcacattgtatgatttttaagtaattaatttgcattttattgcatgacataagtatttgatcacctaccaaccagtaagaattccggctctcacagacctgttagtttttctttaagaagccctcctgttctccactcattacctgtattaactgaacctgtttgaactcgttacctgtataaaagacacctgtccacacactcaatcaaacagactccaacctctccacaatggccaagaccagagagctgtgtaaggacatcagggatcaaattgtagacctacacaaggctgggatgggctacaggacaataggcaagcagct
This portion of the Coregonus clupeaformis isolate EN_2021a chromosome 24, ASM2061545v1, whole genome shotgun sequence genome encodes:
- the LOC121538497 gene encoding cell division control protein 42 homolog isoform X2 gives rise to the protein MQTIKCVVVGDGAVGKTCLLISYTTNKFPSEYVPTVFDNYAVTVMIGGEPYTLGLFDTAGQEDYDRLRPLSYPQTDVFLVCFSNVSPSSFENVKEKWVPEITHHCPKTPFLLVGTQIDLRDDPSTVEKLAKNKQKPISPETAEKLARDLKAVKYVECSALTQRGLKNVFDEAILAALEPPETQRKCCLF
- the LOC121538497 gene encoding cell division control protein 42 homolog isoform X1 — protein: MQTIKCVVVGDGAVGKTCLLISYTTNKFPSEYVPTVFDNYAVTVMIGGEPYTLGLFDTAGQEDYDRLRPLSYPQTDVFLVCFSNVSPSSFENVKEKWVPEITHHCPKTPFLLVGTQIDLRDDPSTVEKLAKNKQKPISPETAEKLARDLKAVKYVECSALTQKGLKNVFDEAILAALEPPEPKKRRKCVLL